The following proteins are encoded in a genomic region of Peromyscus maniculatus bairdii isolate BWxNUB_F1_BW_parent chromosome 12, HU_Pman_BW_mat_3.1, whole genome shotgun sequence:
- the Rtp1 gene encoding receptor-transporting protein 1, producing the protein MRIFRPWRLRCPALHLPSLPTFSIKWSLPSLIPDEDMCKSVTTGEWKKVFYEKMEEAKPADSWDFIIDPNLKHNVLAPGWKQYLELHASGRFHCSWCWHTWQSPHVVILFHMYLDRAQRAGSVRMRVFKQLCYECGTARLDESSMLEENIESLVDNLITSLREQCYGERGGHYRIHVASRQDNRRHRGEFCEACQEGIVHWKPSEKLLEEEATTYTFSRAPSPTKPQAEAGSGCNFCSVPWCLFWATVLLLIIYLQFSFRSSV; encoded by the exons ATGAGGATTTTTAGACCGTGGAGACTGCGCTGCCCTGCCTTGCACTTACCCTCACTCCCCACATTCTCTATAAAGTGGAGTTTGCCTTCCCTCATCCCTGACGAGGACATGTGTAAGAGCGTGACCACAGGCGAGTGGAAGAAAGTCTTCTACGAGAAGATGGAGGAGGCGAAGCCAGCTGACAGCTGGGACTTCATCATAGACCCCAACCTCAAGCACAATGTCTTGGCCCCTGGCTGGAAGCAGTACCTGGAACTTCATGCCTCAGGCAG GTTCCACTGTTCCTGGTGCTGGCACACCTGGCAGTCGCCCCATGTGGTCATCCTCTTCCACATGTACCTGGACCGTGCCCAGCGCGCTGGTTCGGTGCGCATGCGCGTGTTCAAGCAGCTGTGCTACGAGTGCGGCACAGCGCGGCTGGACGAGTCCAGCATGCTGGAGGAGAACATCGAGAGCCTGGTGGACAACCTCATCACCAGCCTGCGCGAGCAGTGCTACGGGGAGCGCGGTGGCCACTACCGCATCCACGTGGCCAGCCGCCAGGACAACCGGCGACACCGCGGCGAGTTCTGCGAGGCCTGCCAGGAAGGCATCGTGCACTGGAAGCCCAGCGAGaagctgctggaggaggaggcGACCACCTACACCTTCTCCCGTGCGCCCAGCCCCACCAAGCCACAGGCGGAAGCGGGCTCAGGCTGCAACTTCTGCTCCGTTCCCTGGTGCTTGTTTTGGGCCACGGTCCTGCTGCTCATCATCTACCTGCAGTTCTCCTTCCGCAGTTCTGTCTAG